The genomic window CCCAGCCTGATTTCGGGGCAGGTGGTGGCCGGTCTGATAGAAAAAGAATACCCGATCTGATGTCTTCCGGACCCCTTTTTACCGGTTTGTGCGGATTATTTTGCCCTTTGACCGCATTTAAACAATAACCTATTGCGTCGGTTCAATAATCTGATTAATTTCGGCCCATTAAAAAAGGATTAGAGGAGGCCATGGCCATCCATCTCTGCCGACGACGATTGGTCCGAAGTCAGACTGTTCCGGAGTTTCCGGAATGAGCCCTTCGTCTGTTTTACAGATAGTCCACTGGATCCTTCCCGGTTTCTTTTTCCTGTTACCTGCCACCCAATTTTCCATTCAGACATGATACATCCACATACCGAACTCCGGTTCATATCACCGGAAGTGGGATATGGCGTTTTTGCCACCCGGTTTATTCCCAGAGGAACCGTTCTCTGGACACTCTGCAGGCTTGACCGGGTTTTTACTCCGGATGATATTTCGATGCTGCCAGAAAACTATCTCGAAATTCTGGCCCGTTACAGCTATGTGAATTCTGCCGGGAACGTGGTCCTGTGCTGGGATTTCGGCCGTTACCTGAACCATTCCTGCAATGCCAACATGCTTCCCCTGAATCATGAGGTTGAGATAGCCATCCGCGATATCCAGTCCGGGGAGGAAATCACCTGCGAATACGGAACCTGCAATATTGGCAATGATCTGAACTGTCAGTGCGGATCGGCCGAATGCCGAAGCGTGATCCGGGGAGAAGACGTGCTGACCTACAGTTCGGTCTGGCGTGAAAAAGTTCGGGCTGCTATGGCACATTTCCACGAAATTGAACAGCCCCTCCTTCCTTTCATCCGCGAACAGGAACAGTTCCTCAAGCAGGTGACCGGTGTCGAGGATATTCCCGATCAGGCCGATTTCTACTATGCAGTAAAAATTGCAGCTCCCGGTAACTACCAGCAGGGTCCGTGGCGCCTGCCAGCCATTACCAACCATTCCAAAACCGGCACATGATTCATCCCTCCACCCGGCTACAGTTCATCAGTCAGGCGGTCGGATTCGGGGTCGTGGCCACTGAACGGATTCCGAAGGGCACGGTCACATGGGTTCAGGATCCTCTGGATCGGGTGTTCTCCCCTGATGAAATCAGGACCTTGCCCGAAGCGGTCCTGCCTGGTCTGGATCGCTTTACCTTCAGAAATTCAGAGGGAGACCTGGTGCTGTGCTGGGATACAGCCCGGTACATGAATCATAGCTGCTCGCCGACATGCATGGGAACCGATTACGGATTTGAGCTGGCGGTCAGAGATATTTTACCCGGCGAGGAACTGTCGGTGGACTATGCCAGTTTTCACATGGCAGAAAACGATGAATTCCAATGCTTGTGCGGGGCCCCGGGCTGCAGGGGATTCATACTTCAGAAGGATGTGACCGTCCTGGCCGATCAATGGTCCGATCAGTTTCTGAAAGCCTGCTCGGCTGCAAGGTCGGTTCCGCAACCACTCCTGTCCCTTTTTCCGGCTAACCGGGTTCCCCTGTTTCTTGAAGATCCCTCTTTCAGCTGGCCGGCAGGCCTTCGGTCAGGTACCGGATCTTAATCTTCACGATTTCCAGAAAACTGTCACACCGCTGACGGGTATCGAGTTCCACGGTGATCCATCGGGTAACGGCCATCTGGGCGTCATCGGCAACCAGCAGTTTGTGTTCATCCAGAATGGCACTGTGTGAGCGGATATCAGATAAATGAAGGGTACTCAGACTGACCGACCCTTCCAGCAGACCGGGTAACAAATGAAGGGCCGCGGCCACTTTATTCCGCCGGGCCGAATACCGGGGAACCCAACCCCAGGTCGTTCCGTAATAATACAGATCCTCGTAGCAATCGAGTTTTTCCATCAGATGACCACGAACATATTCCAAAACCGGCTTCTGGTCGTCCCGGAGTAATTCATACATTTCCGAAAACAGAGGCGGCTCCTGCTTGCGCTTAAACGGGTTGGTTGGACGGGCAACTTTCATCTGGAATCCGGATTTGGTTTAATGTGTTCTGCAAAGGTCGTATTTTAAAGGATTTTTTACGAGTTACTATGTCAACTGAACCGTTCAGTCAGGACCTGATCACTGTCAGGGGTGCCAGAGAGCATAACCTGAAGAATATCAATGT from Bacteroidota bacterium includes these protein-coding regions:
- a CDS encoding SET domain-containing protein-lysine N-methyltransferase, giving the protein MIHPSTRLQFISQAVGFGVVATERIPKGTVTWVQDPLDRVFSPDEIRTLPEAVLPGLDRFTFRNSEGDLVLCWDTARYMNHSCSPTCMGTDYGFELAVRDILPGEELSVDYASFHMAENDEFQCLCGAPGCRGFILQKDVTVLADQWSDQFLKACSAARSVPQPLLSLFPANRVPLFLEDPSFSWPAGLRSGTGS
- a CDS encoding SET domain-containing protein, which gives rise to MIHPHTELRFISPEVGYGVFATRFIPRGTVLWTLCRLDRVFTPDDISMLPENYLEILARYSYVNSAGNVVLCWDFGRYLNHSCNANMLPLNHEVEIAIRDIQSGEEITCEYGTCNIGNDLNCQCGSAECRSVIRGEDVLTYSSVWREKVRAAMAHFHEIEQPLLPFIREQEQFLKQVTGVEDIPDQADFYYAVKIAAPGNYQQGPWRLPAITNHSKTGT
- a CDS encoding DUF3788 family protein, which translates into the protein MKVARPTNPFKRKQEPPLFSEMYELLRDDQKPVLEYVRGHLMEKLDCYEDLYYYGTTWGWVPRYSARRNKVAAALHLLPGLLEGSVSLSTLHLSDIRSHSAILDEHKLLVADDAQMAVTRWITVELDTRQRCDSFLEIVKIKIRYLTEGLPAS